GAGCCGGTCGGCGCTAAAAGTTTGAAACTTGATGGCATCTGCCCCGGCGTCCGCGGCAATGTCTACTAGCTCTAGAGCAAGAGCGGTATCACCGTTGTGATTGACTCCGGCTTCGGCAATGATGAACGTGTTCATTGTGTGACGAGATGGTGATGGTTGGGGATGCGACCCATGTCGAGCTGGCACACGTATTCGGGCACCAGCTCCTTGAGGCAGGTCACCGCGTCGAAGAGGCGGTTTTCGCGCAATGCTGCGGCCAGGCGCTCAAGACCGGCCATGAGTTCGCCATACTCGAGTTCATGTTCATTGGCTCGCATGATGCGTTCATGGCCAGTCTTTTCGACGTTTTCGCCAATCAGGAGCTCTTCATAGAGCTTTTCGCCTGGACGTAACCCGGTCACGCGTATTTCGATATCGCCCGCGGGATTGTCGGCGTCGCGGACTTCCAGGCCCGATAGTTGAATCATGCGGCGCGCCAGATCGACGATCTTGACCGGTTCGCCCATGTCGAGCACGAATACCTCGCCGCCCTTGCCCATCGCGCCAGCCTGCATCACCAGTTGGGCGGCCTCGGGGATGGTCATGAAGTACCGGATGATGTCCGGGTGGGTGATGGTGACGGGGCCGCCCGCTTGGATTTGATTGCGAAACAGGGGGACTACGCTGCCGGAGCTGCCAAGCACATTGCCAAACCGCACCATGCACAGTTGGGTCCAGCTCTGCGCACGCGAGTGCGCTTGAAGGATGAGCTCTGCAAGGCGCTTGGTGGTCCCCATGATGTTGGTCGGACGCACGGCCTTGTCGGTCGAAACAAGCACGAAATGCTCGACACGAGCTTCAATTGCGGCCTGCACCATATTCAGGGTGCCAAACGCGTTATTCAGGATGCCCTCTGAAATATTGTGTTCGACGATGGGGACATGCTTATATGCCGCGGCGTGATACACGGTTTGCACGCCGTACCTGCGGATCTGCTCAAGGCAGTATTCCCGATGGCGTACGTTCCCGAGGATGGGGATGATCTCGACGGTGCAATCGCGGTGATGAATGCGCAGGTATTGCTCCGTGGTGTAAAGCGCGGCTTCGGACACCTCCAGCATGACCAGTCTGGTGGGTCCTTGCGCCAGGATCTGGCTACAGAGCTCGGATCCGATGGAGCCGCCAGCGCCTGTCACCATGACGGATTTGCCCGTCACGCACTTGCTGATCAGATCGGGAATGGGCGGGACAGGGTCGCGGCCGAGCAAGTCCTCGATCCGGATGGTGCGCAGCTTTCGATGGTCGATCTCGCTATCGATGAGCTCGGCCAAAGGCGGGAGACTGCGGATCTGCAAGTGATACGACGCAAGATCCAGAGCAATTTCACGCAGCCGGCTACGGGCGGCGCTAGGCATCGCGATGAAGAGCTGTTCGATCTGGTACCGATCGATCAATGCCGGGATGCTCGAAGGCGCGTAGGTGCGCAGGCCGGCGATCCACAGCTTCTGCTTGGCGCGTTCATCGTCCACCAATGCCACCGGTCGGTAGTGCGGTGTTGCGCGCAATGCGTTGGCCAACTGTTGTCCCGCCTTGCCCGCGCCATAGATGATGACGGGGATTCGGCGGGTCTCTGGAAACAGGGTCCCCCCGAACGCAGTGCGTAGCAAGACTCGCGACAGTGCGAGCATCGTGATTGCCAGCAGGACGTAAAGAACCAAAAAGCCGCGCGAGAGCACGGCAGGTAGAATTCTCAAGAACAGGTCGATCGTGCCGATCGCCATGATCGATAGCACAATGCCGCCTGTGATCGACAGGAGCGTGCGCCCGTTGAACGATCTCAGGGTGAAATGGTAGGCTCCCAGAAGATACATGCCACACAGCGCGCTGAGTACGGCGATGACGGAGTAGAGGCCGTATTCCCTGGAGAAGTACAGGAAGTCGAAGCGTAGCCAAAGGGCAGCGTAAAACGACACGAACAACAGTGCAGCGTCAACAACAATAGTCGCAATACGCTTGTATGCTCGCGGCAAGTTCAACAGGCGCGCAGAAAGTGAAGCTAGCAATGTGATCGGCATTATAGAATTCTACCTAAATGAAACATCCCCGTATCCTTATCGTTCGCACGTCATCCCTTGGGGATCTGGTTCACATGCTGCCCGCCATATCCGACATCGTTCGGCATGTGCCGGAGGCGCGGATTAGCTGGATAGTCGAGGAGGCATTCGCGGAGATTCCTAGCTGGCATCCAGGCGTTCACGAAGTAATAAAAGTTGCTCATCGCCGTTGGCGGAAATCCTGGTGGTCCTCGGAAGTCCGGGCTGAGCGGAAGGCGCTGGCACAACGCTTGCGTGCTGAAGAATTCGATATCATTTTGGACATGCAGGCACTGTTGAAGTCGGCATGGCTAGTCCGCCAGACGCGAGGTGTCAAGCATGGTCTGGATTGGCGGTCTGCGCGGGAGCCATTGGCGAGCCTATTCTATAACGTCCGCCATCGAGTCGAGTTCTGGCAACCGGCAGTCGTTCGCCAGCGGAAGTTGGCAGCGTTGACATTTGGCTACACCTATTCTGGCCACCCGGATTTCGGTCTACAGGAATTTTGTCGACAATCCATCAGTCCGCCCGCCGAGGACGTGTCCCGAGAAGGCCATGGACAGGAAGTGTCGCGGGTGCTGCACTTGGATACCAGCCAGGATTACGCGGTGATCATGCCTTCGGCGAGCCGTGACGACAAACTCTGGCCCGAAGATGACTGGCGCGCAGTGTTCCGCCGCTTGCGCGATGCGGGCTGTGCGCTGAAATTGCTGGCCGGCAATGACAGGGAGGCGGAACGAGCCAAGCTGCTGGTGGCGGGCATGGAAGACGTCGAGGTGATGCCGCGCATGGACCTGACGTCGGTGGCGCGGCTGCTGGCCGGTTCGCGCCTGATGGTCGGGCTGGACAGCGGCCTGACCCATCTGTCGGCGGCGCTGGGCCGTCCCACCATCGGCATCTACCGTGCATCCACACCGGTGCGCACGCCCCTGGTCGGCTCGAATTACACGGCCAGTCTCGGCGATCGCGGCGCGTCGCCCTCGCGCGAGGCGGTCATGGCGTCGGTGGAGCAGGCGCTGGCCGCGCGCTGATGAACCGCGCCGTCTATACCCTGGGGTTGCGGGCGCTGGCCCCCCTGGTCTGGCTATGGATGGCCCGCCGCGCCAAGCGCGCCGGCGGTGAATGGCAGATCTTCTCTCCGGAGCGGTTTGGTCGGGCCGCGTCAGGTCGGGCCGCGTCAGGCCGGGCCGCGCCAGGCCAGGCTGAATCCAGCGATGCGACCGCCGCCGGTCCCGCGCAAGCGCCGGTCTGGGTCCATGCCGTCAGCCTGGGCGAGACGCGCGCCGCGCAACCGCTGCTGCAGGCCCTGCTGGATCGCGGCTTGCCGGTGCTGCTGACCCACATCACCGCCACCGGCCGGGCCGAGGGCGCGCGGCTGTTCGCGGACGCCATCGCCCGCGGCCAATTGCGCCAGGCCTGGCTGCCCTACGATTTTCCCGGCGCCACGCGGCGCTTCCTGGCTGCCGCCGCGCCGCGTTGCGGCATCCTGATCGAGCGCGAGATCTGGCCCAACCTGCTGGCCGCGGCGCGGCGCGCCAAGCTGCCGATGGCGCTGGTGAGCGCGCGGTTCTCCGAATCGTCGCTGCGGCAGGCCGGCCGCATGGGCGGGGTCATGCGCGAGGCGCTGGCGGGGCTGGACTTGGTGCTGGCGCAGACGGCGCCGGACGCCGAGCGGCTGGCCCGGGCCGGCGCGCCGCGCCCCACGGTGTCCGGCAACCTGAAGTTCGATCTGTCCCTGCCCGCGGCCCAGGTCGAGGCGGGACAGGCCTGGCGCGTCCGCCTGGGCCGCCCGGTGATCGCCCTGGCAAGCACGCGCGAAGGTGAGGATGCGCCGTTCATCGAGGCCATCAAGCGCCATGCCGCCATGCCCGGCGCACCGCTGTTCCTGTTGATTCCACGCCACCCGCAGCGGTTCGACGAGGCCGCCGCGCTGCTGGCGCAGGCTGGCCTGGCCCACGTGCGGCGGTCGTCGGGACAGGCGCCCGGTCCGGAGACGACGGTGCTGCTGGGCGATACGCTGGGCGAAATGGCTTTCTATTACGCCGCCGCGGACGTGGCGGTGGTGGCGGGCAGTTTTGCCCCGCTGGGCGGCCAGAACCTGATCGAGGCTTGCGCCGCGGGCGTGCCGGTGATCGTCGGGCCGCACACGTTCAATTTCCAGCAGGCGGCCAGCGATGCCATCGAGGCCGGCGCCGCGCAGCGCCAGCCGGACCCGGAGCAGGCCGTGCAGGCCGCGCTGGCCCTGGTGGCCGACCCTGCCGCCAGGCAGGCGGCAGGGGACGCGGCGCGCGCCTGGTTCGCCAGCCATGCCGGCGCCACGGTGCGGACGATGGACGCGCTGGCGCCCTGGTTGCGCTGAGCTTGGCGGCCCTTTAGGTCGTCACACCGTCAGGCGGGCTTGCGCGGCACCAGCGTGACCGCGCCGGGGTTCAGCTCCTGGCTGAAGCGGCGCGGATCGCGCCCCTCGTCTTCCGGGCGCACGCCCAGCCAGCCTTGGCCGAGCGCGTAGACGCCCAGGTTGGCCAACAGGATCAGGATGAAGAGCACTCGCATGCCGCGGCCTCGTCAGGCGTTCGCTGCCGGATTGGCGCGCGCGATGGCGGCCAGTCCGTCCAGGACGGGGTGGTTCAGGTAGATCGGCACCGGCGCGGCGCCGAATGCGCCGCCGGCATCGGCCAGCAGGCGTTCGATTTCCTGGTGCACCTCGGGCCAGCCGCCGCCGGCGGCGAAGATCTGCGGCGCCTGCCCGTAGCGCTGGCGGCCGGCGAGCCACTGGCGCACCACCGCGCCGGCCTGCGCGGCGGCGATGCCGGAGGCGATGGCCTCGTGCGTGTCGGTGGGATAGGCCGCCACCTGGCCGTCGGCGATCGGCAGGTTGGCCGTGCCGTGGGCCAGCGCGTTGCGCATCATGGCCGGGCCCGGCAGGATCAGGCCGCCGGCGAAGACGTTGTCCGGTCCCACGGTATCGATGGTGGTGGCGGTGCCGAAGCTGGCCAGCAGGAAGGGCGGATGGGCGCCGGGCAGGCGCGACAGCACGCCCAGCAGCGAGGCCCAGCGGTCCGCGCCCAGCTGCGATGGCGTCTTGTAGTGGTTGACCAGCCCCAGGGTGGTGGCCTGCGAGGTGGCCCAGGTCACGGCGCAGCCGTGGCGCTGCAGGATGGTCGAGATGGCGGCGCCGCGCTCGGCGCCGGCCACGTTCACGCCCAGCGCGCGCGATGGCCGCTGCGGCAGGGCGGCGAGCCAGCGGTCCAGGGCGTCCAGGTCCAGGCCGTCGAAGGCGACGGCGGCCGGCTCGCGCGGCATGTCCGGGCTGCTGGGGTCCAGCCAGCCCACTTTGAGGCGGCTGTTGCCGGAGTCGATGAGGATAATCATGCTTGGCGTCGAATCGAGATTTCACCGACCGAGATCGGCATGGCGCCCTGGGGCGTTTGCACCAGCAGGCGGCCCTGGCCGTCGACGCCGCAGGCGGTGCCGCTCAGGACCACATCGCCCTTGTCCAGCACGTTGACCGGGCGGCCGGCCAGCGCGTCGACCTGGTCGAAGCGCCTGGAAAAGGCGGCGAAACCCTCGCGTTCCAGCGTCCGCACGGCCTCGTGCCAGGCGGTCGCCGCCGCACAGACCAGGTCCGCGGCGGTGGCGGCATGGCCTGGCGCGTGTTCGGTGACACAGCTCCAGTCGGCGACCTGGCGGCCCAGCGCCTGCGACAGCGCGCCGGCATCGAACAGGTTGACGCCCATGCCGATGACGACGGTGTAGCCGGTCTCGCGGCCGCCGGGGTTGCGGGTGGTCTCGACCAGCACGCCGGCCAGCTTGGCGTCGTGCCATTGCACGTCGTTGGGCCATTTCATGCAGAGGCCTTCGGCGCCGGGGCCGCCCACGGCGCGCAGCGCCTCGCAGGCGGCCAGGCCGGCCAGTGGCGACAGCGCCGGCAGCTGGGCGGCCGGCAGGTGCACGTCGAAGGCGCACGAGAACATCAGCGCCGCGCCCACCCGGTTCTGCCAGGGGCGGCCGGCGCGGCCGCGGCCCGTTTCCTGCAGATGGGTGCCCAGCAGCCAGGGCTTGCCGGCGCCGCCGCCAGCGCGGGCGCGGGCCAGCAGGTCGGCGTTGGTGGAGCCGGTGCTGGAGATCCAGGCGACATCTTGGAAAGCGGGCAGGCGTGAACCCAGCATCCGCGCGAGATCGTCGGGCGCGGGCAGGTCGGTGGGGCGGACTTGAGCGGACATGGCGCCGATTGTAGGGCACGCGCGGGCCGCGTTCGCGCCGCGTCGTGCGCAGCGTATATGATGGGCGATACATTTTGCATTGCGACCCTGCATTCATGCCGCATTCCGCCCCGTCCGCGTCCACCGCCGCCGCGCCCTTCCGCCAGGAAGCGGGCGTGTGCCACGTCGGGGGCGACTGGAGCGTGCTGGCGCTGGCCGAGCCGGGCGAGGTCGAGCGTCGCCGCGCGGCCATGGCCAAGGCCGCCGCCGCCGGCGTGCGCTGGGACCTGCAGGGCATCAGCCGCCTCGACACCATCGGCGCACTGCTGATCTGGCAGGCCTGGGATGAAAAGCTGCCCGAGCGCGTGCGCTGGTCGGCCGGCCAGCAGGATGTGTTCACCGCCCTGGCGACGAACAAGGGCGGCAAGCAGGCGCCGCCGCGTCCCGAGCCCTCGTGGGGCTGGCTGCGCGCCGTGGGCGATGCCGTGCTGCAGGCGGTCGAGAACGGCCGCGCGCTGCTGATCATGCTGGGGCAGCTCGTCCTGGACCTGTTCGGCATGCTGCGGCGGCCGTCGCGGGGCCCGTGGCGCGAGATTTCGGCCCAGGTCTACCGCACGGGGGCGCAGGCGCTGGGCATCACCGCGCTGGTGGGCTTCCTGATCGGCGTGGTGCTGTCGTACCTGTCCGCCCAGCAGTTGCAGATGATCGGCGCCGACCGCTTCATCGTCCGGCTGCTGGGCGTGTCGATCGTGCGCGAGCTGGGGCCGGTGCTGGCCGCCATCCTGGTGGCGGGCCGCTCCGGGTCGGCCATCACCGCGCAGATCGGCGTCATGCGGGTCACGCAGGAACTGGACGCGATGCTGGTGATGGGCATTTCGCATGGCCAGCGGCTGATCCTGCCGCGGGTGGTGGCGCTGGCCGTGACCATGCCGCTGCTGGTGCTGTGGACCGACGCCATGGCGATCCTGGGCGGGATGCTGGCGGCGCAGGTGCAGCTGGGGGTGTCGGCGCAGTGGTTCCTGCAATCGCTGCCGGATGCCATTTCCCTGACCAATTACTGGATCGGCATCCTGAAGGGCGTGACCTTCGGCATCCTGATCGCGCTGATCGCCTGCCATTTCGGCCTGCGCATCCAGCCCAATACGGAAAGCCTGGGGCGCGGCACCACGACCTCCGTGGTCACCTCGATCACCGGGGTGATCCTGCTGGACGCGCTGTACGCGGTCATTTTCAGTTCGGTGGGCATCTGATGGCCGGCGCCGAGCAACAACGCCTGTTCACCGAAGAGCACGTCACGGTCGCCCCGGTCATCACGGTGCGCGGGCTGCGGACCGCCTTCGGCGACCACGTGGTGCACGACAATCTGGACCTGACCGTCTTTCCGGGCGAGATCCTGGTGCTGGTGGGCGGGTCGGGCACCGGCAAGACGGTGCTGCTGCGGCAGATCATCGGGCTGGACCGGCCGGCGGCCGGCACCATCCGGGTGCTGGGCAACACGTTGTCGGAACTGACGCCGAGCGAACGCCGGCGCCTGTCGTACCGCTGGGGCATGCTGTTCCAGGCGGGCGCGCTGTTCTCGGCGCTGTCGGTGTACGACAACGTCGCGCTGCCGCTGCGCGAGTTGCGCACGGTGCCGGAGGACCTGGTGCACGACGTGGTGATGTGCCGCCTGGCGATGGTCGGCCTGTCGGCGCAGGATGCCGGCAAGCGGCCGTCCGACCTGTCCGGCGGCATGATCAAGCGCGTGGCGCTGGCGCGTGCGCTGTCGCTGGACCCGGAACTGGTGTTCCTGGACGAACCCACGGCGGGCCTGGATCCGCTGCGTTCGGACGAATTCGTGGACCTGGTGCGCAGTCTGCACCGGCAGTTGGGCTTTACCGTCGTCATGGTGACGCACGATCTGGACACGCTGCTCGCGCTGGCCACCCGTGTCGCCGTGCTGGCGGACAAGCGGGTGATCGTATGCGACACGGTGCCGGAAGTGCTGAAGGTCGACCACCCGTTCATACACACATTCTTCCTGGGCGAGCGCGGCTTGCGCGCGCTCGGGGACATGGCGCCGAAGGGAACGCATCATGGAAAACCGTAGTCACGCGCTCATGGCCGGCATCTTCACGCTGGTCCTGCTGGCCGCCGCTGCGCTGGTGGCCGTCTGGATCGGCCGCGACCGGACCAAACTGCAAACCTATGAAATCATCTCGGCCACGGCCGTCAGCGGGCTCAATCCGCAGTCGACCGTGCGCTATCAAGGGGTGCCGGTGGGCAAGGTGCAGGCGCTCGCGCTCAACCCCGACAAGCCGGGCCAGGTGCGCATCCGCATCGGCGTGGCGCCGAACACGCCCATCACCGAATCGACCTGGGCCGAACTGGGCGTGCAGGGCGTGACCGGCATGGCCAACGTCGAGCTGCGCGACGACGGCAGCTCGTTCAAGCGCCTGGCATCGACCGAGGCCAACCCCGCGGCGATTCCGCTGCGCCCGGGTTTCCTGGACCGCATCGAGCAGCGCGGCGGACGGCTGATTTCCAACGTCGAAGACGCCACCGAGCAGTTGCGCCGCCTGTTGAGCGAACAGAACGTGCAGGCGCTGACCGCCAGCCTGCAGAACGCCACCGACATCACCCAGTCGCTGAAAGAGGCCAGCCGCGACCTGGGGCCGACCCTGGCCAAGCTGGGGCCGCTGGTCGACGCGCTGGGCAACACCTCGCGCCAGGCCGACCGCGCGGCGCGTGAGGTGGCGGACCTGGCGCAACAGGCGCGGCAGTCGCTGGCGCGCCTGAACGCGCCCGACGGCGCGCTGGCCATGGCCACGCGCAGCCTCAGCGATATCGCCTATGCCGCCTCGCGCCTGGACAACGAGACGCTGCCGGCCATCACCGGCATGGCGTCCAGCGTCACCGAGGCCGCGCGCGGCGCCACCTCTACCCTGCGCCGCGTGGACAACACGCCGCAATCGTTATTGTTCGGACCGGCGCCAGCGGCGCCCGGGCCGGGCGAGGCCGGCTTCGCCGGTTTTGGGAGACAGCCGAAATGAAGATGCGTAGCGCGATCCTGATCCTGACCCTGGCGCTGGCCGGTTGTGGCGTAGGCCGTGTCGGCGCGCCGCCGGCCGTATTCGATCTGGGCCTGGACGCCCGGCCGGCGCCGCAGCTGCCCGCGCGCGAGCCCGTCGCGATGGTGTTCTCGGCGGTGCCGGCGTTGTCCGGCACCGGCGTGATCTGGCGCGTGGGCGACAGCGCCGCGCCGCAGGCCTATGCCACCTATCGCTGGGCCTCGTCGCCGTCGGACCTGGTGCGCCAGCGCCTGATCGAGCGCCTGTCGCGCCAGGGGCCGGTGCTGGCCGAGCGCGCCAACGGCCAGACGCCGCAGGTGCAGGTCTACCTGTCGCAGTTCGAACAGATCTTCACGCCCGATGGATCGGCCAGCGAGGGCCGCGTGCTGCTGCAGGCGGTGCTGTTGAACGGCCGCGCCGTGGTCGGCCAGTTGCGCATCGCGACGCAGGCGCCCGCGCCCACGCAGGATGCCGCGGGCGGCGTGGCCGCCTTGCGCCAGGCCACCGATGACGCCGCCGACCAGCTGGCGCAATGGCTGGCCGCGCAACCGAAGGCCGCGGCTCGACCCGCCGGTTAACATCTTCCTTTTCCACGCAGCACGAGTTTCCCTATGCCCGCAAGCACCCAAACCCACGCCTTCACCGGCGCCGCCGGCCGCATCGACTGCGCGGTGGACTGGCCTGACGGCACGCCGCGGGGCTGGGCCCTGGTGCTGCATCCGCATCCGCTGCAGGGCGGCGCGCGCGAGAACAAGGTGGTGACCACGCTGTCGCGCGCCTGCGTCCAGCACGGCCTGGTGGCGGTGCGGCCCAATTTCCGCGGCGTCGGCCTGTCCGAAGGCGCGTTCGACAAGTCCGTCGGCGAAACCCAGGACATGCTGGCCGTCGTGGCGCAGATGCGCGAGCTGCACCCGGAACTGGCGCAGGCGCCCTGGGTGCTGGCCGGTTTTTCGTTCGGCACGGCCGTGGCTGCGCAGACCTACGCGGGGCTGGCCGATCAGGGCGATGCGGTGCTGCCGAGCGCGCTGATGCTGATGGGGCCCGCCGTCAACCGCTTCCAGTCGCACGAAGTGCAGGTGCCCGGCGATACGCTGCTGGTGCATGGCGAAGAGGACGAGGTGGTGCCGCTGTCGGAAGCCATGGACTGGGCCCGCCCGCGTTCGATCCCTGTGGTGGTGATCCCCGGCGCGTCGCACTTTTTCCACGGCAAGCTGCTGGTGTTGCGCCAGCTGGTGCAGGCGCACCTGAAGGTCAAGCTTGACTGAACGGCGCGCCGCGCCATGTGGCGCGTTGCATCAAGTTGCATGTTTTAAATGCCCAAGGAACCCATCCCGGGCCGGACGGGTCTCATCGACTGCCTATAATTGTCAGCCACTTGCCCCGCGCCAGCGGGCGTCTTTCCTGGACCCACGTTGCCGATGAAGAATTTGCCTCACTCCGCTCACTCCCCCGTTGTTTTTGCCCGTCGCGCCTTGGCTGGCGCGGTGTTGTCGGCGATGCTCGCGACGTCGTTGCCGGCCTGGGCCCAGCAGGCGCCCGCCGCCACCCCGGCGGCCGCGGGCGCCACGGCCCCGCGCCGACGGCAACGGGCGTGGTGCCGGTGGGTGATGTGTCGGCGGTGCCGGCGCCCACCATCGCGGCCAAGGCCTGGATCGTGATCGACGTGAACAGCGGCCAGACCCTGGCGGCGTCGAACCCCGACATGAAGGTCGAGCCGGCCTCGCTCACCAAGATCATGACGGCCTACGTCGTGTTCAACGCGCTCGAAGAGAAGCGCCTGACGCTGGAACAGACCGTGCCGGTGTCCGAGCACGCCTGGCGCACCGGCGGTTCGCGCATGTTCATCGAGCCGCGCAAGCCGGTCACTGTCGATGAGCTGAACCAGGGCATGATCGTGCAGTCGGGCAACGACGCCTCGGTCGCGCTGGCCGAAGCGGTCGGCGGCAGCGAAACCGCGTTCGCCTCGCTCATGAACCAGGAAGCCGAGCGCCTGGGCATGCGCAACACCCACTTCATGAATGCCACGGGCCTGCCCGATCCGCAGCACATGACGTCCACGCGCGACCTGGCCACGCTGTCGGCGCACCTGATCACCGATCACCCGCAGTTCTTCCACTACTACAAGCAGAAGAGCTACACCTACAACAAGATCACCCAGCCCAACCGCAACCGCCTGCTGTGGGCCGATCCCTCGGTCGACGGCATGAAGACCGGCCACACCGATTCGGCCGGCTACTGCCTGGTGTCGACCGCGGTGCGCGGCGACCGCCGCATCCTGGTGGTGGTGGTGGGCACCGACAGCGAAGCCACGCGCGCCGAGGAAAGCCTGAAGCTGCTGAACTGGAGCTTCCAGAACTTCGACACGGTCAAGCTGTTCGACAAGAGCCAGCCCGGCATCGACGCCCGCGTCTGGGAAGGCACCGCCGAGAACGTCAAGCTCGGCCCGCCCAACCCGGTCTCGATCGCGGTGCCGCGCGGCAAGGCCGGCGACCTCAAGCCCGTGGCGCAGCGCACCGATCCCCTGATCGCGCCGCTGACCAAGGGCCAGCAGGTCGGCACCCTGCAGTTCACGCTGGATGGCAAGGTGCTGCGCACCGAGCCGCTGGTGGTGCAGGATGCCGTCGAGCGCGCGGGCTTCTTCGGCCGCATGGTCGACACCGTCAAGCGCTGGTTCCAGTAAGCCGACGCGCCACGGGCGCGGTTGGGTGTAAGCTTTACCAAGAAGGGGCGGGCCGGGTGGCCCGTCCCTATCCATTTGATTCTCAGGAGCGGCTCATGATTCCGGGCGTGCCGGGCGAAAGCCAGGTGTTTCTCAATGGCGAGTTTGTGCGTATCGACGAGGCCAAGGTCTCCGTGCTCGATCGCGGCTTCATTTTCGGCGACGGCATCTACGAAGTGGTGCCCGTCTACCGCGGCAATGCCTTCCGCATGGCCGAACACCTGGACCGCCTGGACCGCAGCCTGGCGGCCCTGCGCATCGCCCAGCCGTTCGACCGCGCCGGCTGGATCGACCTGATCGAGCAGCTGCTGGCGCGCTCGAACCTGGAAACCTGCATCGTCTACCTGCAGGTCACGCGCGGCGTGGCCAAGCGCGACCACCAGTTCCCGGCCGAGCCGGTCAAGCCGACGGTGTTCGGCATGATCT
The window above is part of the Achromobacter deleyi genome. Proteins encoded here:
- a CDS encoding polysaccharide biosynthesis protein — its product is MPITLLASLSARLLNLPRAYKRIATIVVDAALLFVSFYAALWLRFDFLYFSREYGLYSVIAVLSALCGMYLLGAYHFTLRSFNGRTLLSITGGIVLSIMAIGTIDLFLRILPAVLSRGFLVLYVLLAITMLALSRVLLRTAFGGTLFPETRRIPVIIYGAGKAGQQLANALRATPHYRPVALVDDERAKQKLWIAGLRTYAPSSIPALIDRYQIEQLFIAMPSAARSRLREIALDLASYHLQIRSLPPLAELIDSEIDHRKLRTIRIEDLLGRDPVPPIPDLISKCVTGKSVMVTGAGGSIGSELCSQILAQGPTRLVMLEVSEAALYTTEQYLRIHHRDCTVEIIPILGNVRHREYCLEQIRRYGVQTVYHAAAYKHVPIVEHNISEGILNNAFGTLNMVQAAIEARVEHFVLVSTDKAVRPTNIMGTTKRLAELILQAHSRAQSWTQLCMVRFGNVLGSSGSVVPLFRNQIQAGGPVTITHPDIIRYFMTIPEAAQLVMQAGAMGKGGEVFVLDMGEPVKIVDLARRMIQLSGLEVRDADNPAGDIEIRVTGLRPGEKLYEELLIGENVEKTGHERIMRANEHELEYGELMAGLERLAAALRENRLFDAVTCLKELVPEYVCQLDMGRIPNHHHLVTQ
- the waaC gene encoding lipopolysaccharide heptosyltransferase I — its product is MKHPRILIVRTSSLGDLVHMLPAISDIVRHVPEARISWIVEEAFAEIPSWHPGVHEVIKVAHRRWRKSWWSSEVRAERKALAQRLRAEEFDIILDMQALLKSAWLVRQTRGVKHGLDWRSAREPLASLFYNVRHRVEFWQPAVVRQRKLAALTFGYTYSGHPDFGLQEFCRQSISPPAEDVSREGHGQEVSRVLHLDTSQDYAVIMPSASRDDKLWPEDDWRAVFRRLRDAGCALKLLAGNDREAERAKLLVAGMEDVEVMPRMDLTSVARLLAGSRLMVGLDSGLTHLSAALGRPTIGIYRASTPVRTPLVGSNYTASLGDRGASPSREAVMASVEQALAAR
- a CDS encoding 3-deoxy-D-manno-octulosonic acid transferase — encoded protein: MNRAVYTLGLRALAPLVWLWMARRAKRAGGEWQIFSPERFGRAASGRAASGRAAPGQAESSDATAAGPAQAPVWVHAVSLGETRAAQPLLQALLDRGLPVLLTHITATGRAEGARLFADAIARGQLRQAWLPYDFPGATRRFLAAAAPRCGILIEREIWPNLLAAARRAKLPMALVSARFSESSLRQAGRMGGVMREALAGLDLVLAQTAPDAERLARAGAPRPTVSGNLKFDLSLPAAQVEAGQAWRVRLGRPVIALASTREGEDAPFIEAIKRHAAMPGAPLFLLIPRHPQRFDEAAALLAQAGLAHVRRSSGQAPGPETTVLLGDTLGEMAFYYAAADVAVVAGSFAPLGGQNLIEACAAGVPVIVGPHTFNFQQAASDAIEAGAAQRQPDPEQAVQAALALVADPAARQAAGDAARAWFASHAGATVRTMDALAPWLR
- a CDS encoding type III pantothenate kinase; the protein is MIILIDSGNSRLKVGWLDPSSPDMPREPAAVAFDGLDLDALDRWLAALPQRPSRALGVNVAGAERGAAISTILQRHGCAVTWATSQATTLGLVNHYKTPSQLGADRWASLLGVLSRLPGAHPPFLLASFGTATTIDTVGPDNVFAGGLILPGPAMMRNALAHGTANLPIADGQVAAYPTDTHEAIASGIAAAQAGAVVRQWLAGRQRYGQAPQIFAAGGGWPEVHQEIERLLADAGGAFGAAPVPIYLNHPVLDGLAAIARANPAANA
- a CDS encoding biotin--[acetyl-CoA-carboxylase] ligase; amino-acid sequence: MSAQVRPTDLPAPDDLARMLGSRLPAFQDVAWISSTGSTNADLLARARAGGGAGKPWLLGTHLQETGRGRAGRPWQNRVGAALMFSCAFDVHLPAAQLPALSPLAGLAACEALRAVGGPGAEGLCMKWPNDVQWHDAKLAGVLVETTRNPGGRETGYTVVIGMGVNLFDAGALSQALGRQVADWSCVTEHAPGHAATAADLVCAAATAWHEAVRTLEREGFAAFSRRFDQVDALAGRPVNVLDKGDVVLSGTACGVDGQGRLLVQTPQGAMPISVGEISIRRQA
- a CDS encoding MlaE family ABC transporter permease gives rise to the protein MPHSAPSASTAAAPFRQEAGVCHVGGDWSVLALAEPGEVERRRAAMAKAAAAGVRWDLQGISRLDTIGALLIWQAWDEKLPERVRWSAGQQDVFTALATNKGGKQAPPRPEPSWGWLRAVGDAVLQAVENGRALLIMLGQLVLDLFGMLRRPSRGPWREISAQVYRTGAQALGITALVGFLIGVVLSYLSAQQLQMIGADRFIVRLLGVSIVRELGPVLAAILVAGRSGSAITAQIGVMRVTQELDAMLVMGISHGQRLILPRVVALAVTMPLLVLWTDAMAILGGMLAAQVQLGVSAQWFLQSLPDAISLTNYWIGILKGVTFGILIALIACHFGLRIQPNTESLGRGTTTSVVTSITGVILLDALYAVIFSSVGI
- a CDS encoding ABC transporter ATP-binding protein, whose amino-acid sequence is MAGAEQQRLFTEEHVTVAPVITVRGLRTAFGDHVVHDNLDLTVFPGEILVLVGGSGTGKTVLLRQIIGLDRPAAGTIRVLGNTLSELTPSERRRLSYRWGMLFQAGALFSALSVYDNVALPLRELRTVPEDLVHDVVMCRLAMVGLSAQDAGKRPSDLSGGMIKRVALARALSLDPELVFLDEPTAGLDPLRSDEFVDLVRSLHRQLGFTVVMVTHDLDTLLALATRVAVLADKRVIVCDTVPEVLKVDHPFIHTFFLGERGLRALGDMAPKGTHHGKP
- a CDS encoding MlaD family protein, whose amino-acid sequence is MENRSHALMAGIFTLVLLAAAALVAVWIGRDRTKLQTYEIISATAVSGLNPQSTVRYQGVPVGKVQALALNPDKPGQVRIRIGVAPNTPITESTWAELGVQGVTGMANVELRDDGSSFKRLASTEANPAAIPLRPGFLDRIEQRGGRLISNVEDATEQLRRLLSEQNVQALTASLQNATDITQSLKEASRDLGPTLAKLGPLVDALGNTSRQADRAAREVADLAQQARQSLARLNAPDGALAMATRSLSDIAYAASRLDNETLPAITGMASSVTEAARGATSTLRRVDNTPQSLLFGPAPAAPGPGEAGFAGFGRQPK